The sequence below is a genomic window from Rudanella lutea DSM 19387.
TATAGAAATTATGACTTTATGTTCATGTAATTTTTTTCCAAAAAAACATTACCTACACAAAAGCCATTTACCTACTTAGTCCAGCAAAATAGTACACAGAATATTACTTACACTCAGAAGTGGGTGGTTATCAGAGAGAATACCCCAAAACGAGCTGAATATTCTTCGTATCATCGCCATAGGCCTTTACCGCCACTCCTCCCGTCAGGCCCGATCGGCTTTTGGCCAGCAGGCTGTACTTCTGGTACGTTATCGGATTATACGTAGGGGGGCGGACCACATTCCAGCCCATATGCGCGGTCAGACCGAAGGGCCCCATCCAACATTCGTAGCCCGCCAGCATGGTTACCTGCCGATGCGGCTGATAACTCCCATGCCACCGCCGAAGCTGCTCCCGAAAACTCCGATCGTCGAGCACCTCTACCCCACCCGACAGATAATGGCTCCGCCAAACGGCATACCCGCCCACCAGATTAAGCCCCCAGATGGAGTAGCCGCGCTCCGGGCGGTCGGTGGTGGCCGGCAAAACCCGCGTCGACCCCAGCATGACCATCCGGGCAAGCAGCCGTTTACCCGGTACACCCGGAAGGCATTTGGGCCGTTTGGCCAACTGTGCCCCCGACGCACCGGTAAAATAGGTCATACCAACCGTGAGTGCGGGCGTATTGAGGCCCTGATTCGGTAACCGAACCCCCGCGTTTGACAGGTGTTTTCCTTCCAGCCCAGCCAGCAGCCGCCACCCGGGAGCCACCACGTACCGGGCCAGCAACCCTGCCCCAATCAGGCCATTCAGGGCTGTACCAATGGCCCGGTTGGTCGGGTTGGTTTCGGCATTATAGTGCCGACTCACGTACGAGACACCTGCCAGAATCCGGCCCGAGACTGCCAAACGGCCCCAGCTGAACAGTTGTGGCTCGTAAAACAGCGCGGCCCCCAATGAATGCCCCAGCACGGCCGGGTTCCGAAACGAATAAGCCTGTGCAAAAACACCCGCTCGGGCAAGCGGCCCGCACGGCACACCGTTCTGCTGCCGAACCAGCAGCCGGTTAAACGAAGCCTCTACCCCTACCGCAGCCCGCTCACTGTTGGGCACAAACCGGGCCGGGCTGCCAAGGCCCACCTGCGTACTGAGGCCAAGCTCCCGCTCGTCGGGTACAAGCCGAACCTGCGCCTGTACATCCGTGCGGGCGAGCGCCAGCAGGCTCCCGAGCGTCCCGACGGCCTGCGCAAATCGACGTCTTAGGGGGTTTCTACGGCGTGGAATCATGGTCTCTAAACTGGATTACGTAGGCCGAATGCCGATCAAACAGGGTTATTGGGCGTACAACCCGGTATTGCTCGCCCACCAGATTGGCCGAATCGGCGATGTAGTACGCCCCCGGCACTTTTTGCGAACTACGCCGGAGCACATCGCCCCGTAAGGCCTCAATATGAAATGTGTTGAGGTCGGCACCGCCATCAAACACAATCGTGTTTCGGTACGCATACAGCGGCTTACCCAGCGTGGCCTGAACGGCCTCTTCGGTCTGCTGCTTATACAGCGTACGTTTGGCGGCCCGGCCGGGCAGTACCAGCCAATTGAAGCCTAACCGAATAACCAGCATCACGGCCATTAGCCAGACTAACCGGTTGGCCGACTGCCGGGCCATCTGCACACTCAGTAGGGCCAGCCCAACCGATATACAGCCTGTTTTCCAGACCACGCCGGGCAGTTGTTGGGTAGCCGGCACAAACAGTGTGGCCCAGCACCCAACCGCCAGAATACCGGTAGCCGCCAGCCAGATCCGCTCCACCCAGAACCGGGTTGGCTCGGTTGGCGTACTGTGGTTGGCGTACAGATAAGCCAGCACAGTCAGGAGCAACGGCATCAGGCCAATTAGGTAACGGCCGTAAGTTTGGGGTGAGGTCCAGTACACCAACACGGTAAGCCCAAACGTCAGCGCATTGAACGCAATAAAGGAATGCTGCCGAATAAGGGCGCGAGTTCCGGGCCGGAATAACAGAGCAACCAAAAGCAGGTAGGGCGCAAAGTGGTACAAAACCTCGACCGGAAATGTAAACAGGTGCAGCACGGTTGGCCCAATCCCGAAATGAGCAACCGTCCGTTTTGCACTCTCATTGAACAGTACGCCAGCCACCTCGGCGAGCGGAATCGGGTTACGGCTGAAGTAAGCCGCGTAATACGTGCCCAGCAATCCGGCAAATAGCAACACCCCCGCCAGATGCGCCGGATGCAGCAACCGTTTCCATTGCCGGGTGTATCCCAACCAACCAACCAGTGTCAGCACCTCAAACGCGATTGACGGTAGCCCTTTGAGCATAAACCCAACCGCTGTGAGGGCATAGCTGCTCAGGTACATGAGCGTGTATTTTTGCCGTTGTTCGAAGTGAAACACCAGCAGCATGGCCGTGTACGTAACCCACGAGTAGGTAATCTCGATTAAGCCGAACAACGAATCGTACAGCAATACCCGGCCGGTGGTGAGCGTCATCAGGGCCGCCAGAAACGCGACCGTGGGTGAGGTGTACCGGCACACAAACCCGTAGATTGTCAGCCCGAACAGGAGCAACGAGACAAGCATCGGGAAGCGCAGGGCAAAGGACGAATACGTGCCAAACAGGGCGTATGAACCCAGAATAATCCAGTTGTAGAGGGGCGGTTTGTTGAAATACCGCTCACCGTTGAGGGTTGGTGTGAGGTAATCGCCCGACAGTTTCATTTCGAGCGCAACCAGCGCCCGGCGCGATTCATCGCCCGGATCAAGCGGCATTAACCCCAAGTGCGTTGTCAGGACAACCAGCAAGCCCGCAACCAGTAGTATAACCAGTTGATTCGTAACAATAGGCTTGTTTAGTAACGGTGACGACATAGCAAAGAGTCCAGTGAAGTAGTAGACTACTTTCCCCCAAAGTTGGAACTCACAGCTATTTTATCAAAAATTTATTTGTTAATTTTTTCATATATAATCTAATCTTAACGCCTAAGCTGCTGGCTTGAAGCTGACAAGCGGCCTCAGAGATGTCGTCTTGTTTAAAAAGAAGCGCCCATAGAAAACAAAAGAGATGTCATCTTTCCAAACAAGATGACATCTCAATACGGTAGCAATACTGCTTATTCGGCCAGGTTGAAACGCACCTGTACCCCACCGGCCGTGGTTGCCCGACGGTACGAATTGAGCACGAGTGGATCGTTGAATGTGCGGTCGAAATAGAAATTCAGGTTCAATCGGCGGCTCACGACGTAATTGATCGTGGGGCGAATCTGGAAGTTGTAGTTACCCGACGTCACAATCTGTTCGGCATCGAGCTTACGCTGAATGGCCCGGGTGTCGCGCAGAGTGAACTGAAACTGGAACGTCATATCGTTTTTCAACCGCCGACGCTGCCCGTTAACCATAAAAGGCAACCGGAAATTGTTTTTGGTGTACCCTACCGTTGCCGTAATGTCTTTGTTAGTCAGATCGGCCACCTGCGCGTTGGAGAGGTTGAGCGCTACATCGCGGCTTTGGTTATACTCAAACCGGCCCGACCAGCGGTTTTTGGTCTGGAATTGCACACCCAGCAAGGGGGCAAACCGCTCGGTCATCTGGATCGTGCTCATGACAAACACCGGAATGTACAGGCCTTCGAGCGTGGCCCGGCTCGCCAGTGGGTAGTCCATTACAGCCAGATTGACCAGCATAGCCGAGTAGTCGAGGGCCGACACAAAGTTGCCTACGCTGTAATTCGACGTGTAGCTGTGTGCCAGCGTAAACGAGTTGAACCGTTTACGGAACATCGGCAAGCTGCTCAACCCCGTGTAGTCGATACGCCAGTTGGGCAGGGGGAAATTGTAGAACGGCGACAGGCTCGTTTTCTTCACACTCTGCCCGCTGTAGGCGGCAAAAAACGCCGGAATCAAGACATCCTGCGAGTTGAGCGTATAGCTGCCCGGTCGGCCCGGCTCGGTGGGGTTTACCTGCTGCAACCGCGCCAGAATCTCTTTCCGGTTGTCTTCAAACCGCTTAAACAGGGTCGATGCATTGTTGTTTACCCGCGAGCTAAAGCCCAGATCGTTGAAGGCCGTTCGGAACGACCAGAACGACATGCTGAACTGACCGTTACGCACCGGGCTTTGGCTCTCGAAGTTGCCACCTACGGTTGAAGGCCGGTAAAACTCCTGATACGAGTCGGCACGGGTGAGCCGCATCTGCACGTTCATCCGGAAATCCTTGAACGGCTCCAGGTTGGTGGTTGCCGTGAAGTTTTTGGCAATACTCTGCTGGAACGCCGTGTTGAGCACGGTGCTGTTGGTGAGCCAGCCCCGCTCGGCTGCCTTAATCTGAATCTGCCGATCCTGCGCACCCAGCACAAACGGAAGCCCCGGCGCGCCCGCGCGGTCGAGCCCGAAGAACCGGGGTGTGCTCAGAAAACCGGGCAGAATTGTCGACTCCTGAATGGTGTAGTTGAAGTTGATGCCGCGCACGGTCAGCAGCACCCGCGTGGCCGACTTAAGCAGGCGGTTTTCGTTCCGCACAATTTCCTCAATATCACCAGGACTACGGGCAAAGTTTTTCCGCACCGGCGAGGGCGTATTGGCCCAGCGCAAGGCCCTGATTTTGTTGTACAGCAACACCAGGTCGATACGCCCCGTAATGCCCCGCTCCCGGTTGTTGCGCAGTACGTTGCCAAACGACGCTCCGGTGGAGTCGGTCAGGCCGAAGGCGTTGGCCTGAAACTGGTAGCCCATGCCATAGTTGACATCGGCCGCAATCCAGTCGGTGAGCGGGAGTTTGTCGAGCGGAAGCCGGTAGGTAAACCGCAGATCCTGCTGGTAGTTTTTGATCCGCCCCAGTTTCTGCACGCTCTGCCAGATCGAGTCCCGTTTCCAGGTCCGATCAATGTCGCCCGCTGGCTCGTCGATGATGGCGTTAGCCTGCGACTTGTAGGTGAGCAACAGGTTTTTGGTCAGGTTCCAGGTAATGTCGTAGTACCGGTTGAACAGGAAGTATTTCTCAAACAACGGAGCCACACCGAGGGTAGTCAGACCCGTTCCGCCACTGCCCGCAGCAGTGGGATCAGCATTGCGGAGCTGGGTTTTGATGAAACTCCGGTCCATATCTGTCCGTATCGACACCACGGAGGGTACCAGGCTCAGATTGAAATCTTTCAGCCAGAACAGGTACTTGCGCTCCAGACTTTTCACGTTCCTGAACGGCTCAATCACGCGGGGTTGCGGGCTGTACGTGTACGTAATGCCCCCCCGGTACTGCCGTTGCAGGTACTGATCGGTCAGAATATTGGTACGCTCAATGTCATTAAAGGCATACGAGAACCCGAAGTTTTCGACGTCGTAAAAATGATTCTTCGCGTTGGGGTTAGTTTTCACCTTCCGCACGTTGGAGAGGTTAATACCTCGGCGCATGGTGCGGTCTTCAACCATCCGGCGGTAGGCCGACCGGGCCGAGCCATCGGGGAAGGCCAGCAACGACTGTTCGAGCTTCACGTCGGGGTCGAGCGGGTCAAACTGCGGGGCAATCCGGCGGGAATCGACGTTGAAATACATCGGAATCCGAAGGCCCCACTTTTCGGGGAAGAGCTTGTCGATCGACACCGCCGACGATACCCCGTACTCCACCGTGAGGTCGCGCGTGCGCTCGCCTACTTTGGTTTGCACCCCGCCAAACCCGAAGGTTGTAAACTTACCGGAGGCCGTCACGTTGGCAAAGTCGGCCAGTTTAACGTTCATGGCCACTACCCCGGCCTTACCGGCGGTTTGGTCGTAGCCGTTGGTACGGAGTTCGTTCACCCAGATCGTAAACGTTTTGGGTTGCTGATCGGCCGAACGCGGGTTGCGCACTCCGATCATCACCGACTGCACCGCGCTTAGGTCGGGGTTACCCACTACCGTAATCTTGTACACCTTCGACGGGTCGTCGGGGTCGACGGCCTGTCCCTCGTAAGGCACCGCCGACCGACGGGTCAGCTCCCCATTCCGCCGGACTTTCAGGTCGATCAGGTCCTGTAGAAGAATATCTATTTCGTTCTCGTTGGGCCATACTTCGGTATCGGCAATGGCCGACGAAGGGGTGGCCCGCAGACCGGGCGTTTCAATTTCGTAATAATTGTCGGTAAAGTCAGTACCGATCCGCATGAAGGCCGCTACCTGTCCGCTTTCGTCCTGCTCGTTGTGCATGTGCACAAACATCTTGAGCCGCTTGCGGAATTGCAGGTCGAGGTTGGTGATGCGGAAAGCGCCCCGCGAGTCGCCATCGCGCAGGTTGGTTACGCTCAAGGCCATCGACTGCTCGTTGAGCTCTACGTTGGCAATCTGCGTAAAGTCGCGGTCGCGCTGGAAGCCCGGCGGCACCGTGTACCGATATTTAGTTTGCGCCACCCCACCCCCGGTAACGGCCGTTGTGCTTTGGCTGTTTTCTTCGATATTGACCGTAGTTACTTTAAACTGAGCGTCGTACGGCTCGGGCACCTCCTGCAAACCACGCTGATTCAGGTCGCCCGTAAACCGGCGATATTGGTTCGCTTCCAGTTGAAGCTGCCCAAACCGAAGCACTACGGGCTCCTGAAAATCAGTCAGGTACATCCGAATAAACCGGATCGATTTGAAGCCGTTGATGTTGCCGACCTTCCGGGCAAAGTCGCGCACCGGAATCCGAAACTGGTACCAGGTAGTCCCCTCCGTTTCGATTTTATCAACAATGTAGCCCCGACCCACCTGCAACTGTCCCGGCCGCAGATCAATGGGGTACTCGTAGTAGGCTTCGTTGTCGTTGATGGTATTGTCGACGTTCAAATCCTCAATATCGGGCAGGTTGGTCGACGATGGCGTCAGAAACTGGTTGCGGTTGTTGAGGTCTTTGGAGTTGCCATCCATGCCCATAAACTGCTTATACCGGGCTACGATGTACTTAGCCGAGTCGGCCTGCGGTCCGAGGTAGAACCGGAAGTCGTCGTTGGAGGGGTCGCTCTGAATCTGCTCAAAGGCATCGGCATTGACCCGGGGCCGAATCTGGGTGAGGAAGTCCGCAAACTTCTGCTGCTCTTCAGCATTGGTTAACCCGTCGAGGCCCACGTCCTGCCGTTCGAGGTCACCGGCCTGATTTGAGAAGGCATTGGTCACAAACTGCTGCCGGGTCACCTTACCCCAGGCCGTGGTGTCGTTGTCGGGGCCCCGGTCTTCGGGATTTACTTTCAGGCCGTTCTCAAAATTGAACCGACCATCTTTCACCACGTCTTCCGAAATATCGCCGAGGTTAAAAATCAGCCGCCCGCCCGTCGTGTTGGGCTTGTTGCGCGAGTCGTCGGGGAAAGCCCGCACCTTGCCCCGCTCACCGGGCAAAAATGGGTCCATCATCCAGAAGGTCAGCGTTTCGACGTTGGCATTGTCGA
It includes:
- the sprA gene encoding cell surface protein SprA; amino-acid sequence: MVNPYLVHDFLFTSVTTLQRRIRRQAVAQWLLCATLGVSAVSVLNTNALAQSGRRGTVPRRNTTPAAQAAQQADSTRRANARLAAQERADSIRAARSANRRPTVNWPDRYATRFSERTSRSPFILRDPQGVATDIRLDSRDRLSVYEQVRPGVGTPGVATPGVSPQAPVSNTNPPGVATPGVGTLPFRPAESIPFSEYQRLQNGRAQQSLWRDYSAQRDGQSAVRGRGLLPKLELPPVVDRLFGGSQVDFKPNGFVMLDFGYLHQFIDNPAIPVQQRRQGNFIFNEQININFNGKIGERLGMLANFDTKASFNFENALKLNYKPQGLLPPGLPGGLPGGLPGGLPNGRNLTQGLGAPSIPDFTPKNESIIQGLELGNISWPINSQLIPGVQNLFGFKSQLRFGRLNATLVGSQQRSRKQEIVLRGGTIGRPYELRADQYDENRHFFLSQFFRDNYERGLRSLPMITTGVTITRLEVYVTNRTNTTETLRNLAAFSDLGENRRLNSPNNPNVQIIAGSATADNRSNTLYDRLRNNPDIRQVDRASFVLDGQFGFQKGVDYDLLRGAKRLTDREYKFHPELGYISLLTPLRNDEVLAVAFEYTYQGRSYKVGELTEDYQNRRDNEVLVLKMLKSATIRNNLQLPMWDLMMKNIYTLGGVGGMGGAGAMAGQQINRQGFQLRIVYKDDQTGIDNPNLQEGQNLRDRPLVQVFNMDQLNQQLDKQPDGNFDFVENVTVDPRFGRIIFPVLEPFGSYLSRQFTDAEEDLRAKYVFNELYRLTLADAIQVPDRNKFFLKGSVQSGVGPSVQLPFGVKEESVQVSAGGVPLSAGADYIFEASTGQLRILNESVVASGREIRIAYEQPDLFQNQIRRLIGTRLDYAISPDISVGMTAMNMRETPAGFLTRVAIGNEPVNNTILGFNLNLRKELPGLTRFVDKLPFLQTKELSTIALQAEVAQLFPGVAPRVNDNSFIDDFEAARTIFDLTRQPTRWRLGATPLQFPQGTIQNPLEYAYNRAKISVYSVDQTIYNNTLPGAIPLNLSEEDKRNFYEQYFLPNQLFPGRSTPTVVLPTQILDVAYFPSERGMYNYNPNLTREGFLPNPRQNFGSVTRAVGSDIDFDNANVETLTFWMMDPFLPGERGKVRAFPDDSRNKPNTTGGRLIFNLGDISEDVVKDGRFNFENGLKVNPEDRGPDNDTTAWGKVTRQQFVTNAFSNQAGDLERQDVGLDGLTNAEEQQKFADFLTQIRPRVNADAFEQIQSDPSNDDFRFYLGPQADSAKYIVARYKQFMGMDGNSKDLNNRNQFLTPSSTNLPDIEDLNVDNTINDNEAYYEYPIDLRPGQLQVGRGYIVDKIETEGTTWYQFRIPVRDFARKVGNINGFKSIRFIRMYLTDFQEPVVLRFGQLQLEANQYRRFTGDLNQRGLQEVPEPYDAQFKVTTVNIEENSQSTTAVTGGGVAQTKYRYTVPPGFQRDRDFTQIANVELNEQSMALSVTNLRDGDSRGAFRITNLDLQFRKRLKMFVHMHNEQDESGQVAAFMRIGTDFTDNYYEIETPGLRATPSSAIADTEVWPNENEIDILLQDLIDLKVRRNGELTRRSAVPYEGQAVDPDDPSKVYKITVVGNPDLSAVQSVMIGVRNPRSADQQPKTFTIWVNELRTNGYDQTAGKAGVVAMNVKLADFANVTASGKFTTFGFGGVQTKVGERTRDLTVEYGVSSAVSIDKLFPEKWGLRIPMYFNVDSRRIAPQFDPLDPDVKLEQSLLAFPDGSARSAYRRMVEDRTMRRGINLSNVRKVKTNPNAKNHFYDVENFGFSYAFNDIERTNILTDQYLQRQYRGGITYTYSPQPRVIEPFRNVKSLERKYLFWLKDFNLSLVPSVVSIRTDMDRSFIKTQLRNADPTAAGSGGTGLTTLGVAPLFEKYFLFNRYYDITWNLTKNLLLTYKSQANAIIDEPAGDIDRTWKRDSIWQSVQKLGRIKNYQQDLRFTYRLPLDKLPLTDWIAADVNYGMGYQFQANAFGLTDSTGASFGNVLRNNRERGITGRIDLVLLYNKIRALRWANTPSPVRKNFARSPGDIEEIVRNENRLLKSATRVLLTVRGINFNYTIQESTILPGFLSTPRFFGLDRAGAPGLPFVLGAQDRQIQIKAAERGWLTNSTVLNTAFQQSIAKNFTATTNLEPFKDFRMNVQMRLTRADSYQEFYRPSTVGGNFESQSPVRNGQFSMSFWSFRTAFNDLGFSSRVNNNASTLFKRFEDNRKEILARLQQVNPTEPGRPGSYTLNSQDVLIPAFFAAYSGQSVKKTSLSPFYNFPLPNWRIDYTGLSSLPMFRKRFNSFTLAHSYTSNYSVGNFVSALDYSAMLVNLAVMDYPLASRATLEGLYIPVFVMSTIQMTERFAPLLGVQFQTKNRWSGRFEYNQSRDVALNLSNAQVADLTNKDITATVGYTKNNFRLPFMVNGQRRRLKNDMTFQFQFTLRDTRAIQRKLDAEQIVTSGNYNFQIRPTINYVVSRRLNLNFYFDRTFNDPLVLNSYRRATTAGGVQVRFNLAE
- a CDS encoding acyloxyacyl hydrolase; amino-acid sequence: MIPRRRNPLRRRFAQAVGTLGSLLALARTDVQAQVRLVPDERELGLSTQVGLGSPARFVPNSERAAVGVEASFNRLLVRQQNGVPCGPLARAGVFAQAYSFRNPAVLGHSLGAALFYEPQLFSWGRLAVSGRILAGVSYVSRHYNAETNPTNRAIGTALNGLIGAGLLARYVVAPGWRLLAGLEGKHLSNAGVRLPNQGLNTPALTVGMTYFTGASGAQLAKRPKCLPGVPGKRLLARMVMLGSTRVLPATTDRPERGYSIWGLNLVGGYAVWRSHYLSGGVEVLDDRSFREQLRRWHGSYQPHRQVTMLAGYECWMGPFGLTAHMGWNVVRPPTYNPITYQKYSLLAKSRSGLTGGVAVKAYGDDTKNIQLVLGYSL
- a CDS encoding ArnT family glycosyltransferase, with product MSSPLLNKPIVTNQLVILLVAGLLVVLTTHLGLMPLDPGDESRRALVALEMKLSGDYLTPTLNGERYFNKPPLYNWIILGSYALFGTYSSFALRFPMLVSLLLFGLTIYGFVCRYTSPTVAFLAALMTLTTGRVLLYDSLFGLIEITYSWVTYTAMLLVFHFEQRQKYTLMYLSSYALTAVGFMLKGLPSIAFEVLTLVGWLGYTRQWKRLLHPAHLAGVLLFAGLLGTYYAAYFSRNPIPLAEVAGVLFNESAKRTVAHFGIGPTVLHLFTFPVEVLYHFAPYLLLVALLFRPGTRALIRQHSFIAFNALTFGLTVLVYWTSPQTYGRYLIGLMPLLLTVLAYLYANHSTPTEPTRFWVERIWLAATGILAVGCWATLFVPATQQLPGVVWKTGCISVGLALLSVQMARQSANRLVWLMAVMLVIRLGFNWLVLPGRAAKRTLYKQQTEEAVQATLGKPLYAYRNTIVFDGGADLNTFHIEALRGDVLRRSSQKVPGAYYIADSANLVGEQYRVVRPITLFDRHSAYVIQFRDHDSTP